Genomic DNA from Rana temporaria chromosome 1, aRanTem1.1, whole genome shotgun sequence:
actcctgtaaaaatgtattttattacttacagttttggtgtcttgcccggcgtccatcggcggccttgtctggtccggcgtccgtctgcggcctcggtggtgtcctcccggcttctcccgcgctgtctccgagtcgaatccccgcttcccgtgctcagtttgaacgcctccgccgacatataccgagcgcagtacactcgtgcacgttcggccacgctcggcttctcacgcataaacgtcacagagcgtgaccacgagcgaagccgagtctggccgaatgtacccgagtgtactgcgctcggtatatgtcggcggaggcgttcaaactgagcgcgggaagcgggtatcggcgtatatcgcgcacccacgattttccccttattttaaggggaaaaaagtgcgcggtatacgccgataaatacggtattttataAGCATAAGCTATGTACgtggtatgtgtttatggaatgatgGTATGATATATACGTTATTTCTGAAAatcatttcataccagccccatagtattattataccagcccaaccgcataacgtcattattttcttgtccataaaagggaaaaccatacattttaaagcaaatttgaagagtgcccagcagcccagcctgttcagtgcccagcagcccagcctgttcagtgcccagcagcccagcctgttcagtgcccagcagcccagcctgttcagtgcccagcagcccagcctgttcagtgcccagcagcccagcctgttcagtgccgaGCCTGTTCACTGCCCAGCagcccagcctgttcagtgcccagcagccgagCCTGTTCAGTGCCGAGCCTGTTCACTGCCCAGCagcccagcctgttcagtgcccagcagcccagcctgttcagtgcccagcagcccagcctgttcagtgcccatcagcccagcctgttcagtgcccagcagcccagcctgttcagtgccgaGCCTGTTCACTGCCCAGCagcccagcctgttcagtgcccagcagcccagcctgttcagtgcccagcagcccagcctgttcagtgcccagcagccgagcctgttcagtgcccagcagccgagcctgttcagtgcccagcagccgagcctgttcagtgcccagcagccgagcctgttcagtgcccagcagccgagcctgttcagtgcccagcagcccagcctgttcagtgcccagcagccgagcctgttcagtgcccagcagccgagcctgttcagtgcccagcagcccagcctgttcagtgccgaGCCTGTTCACTGCCCAGCagcccagcctgttcagtgcccagcagcccagcctgttcagtgcccagcagcccagcctgttcagtgcccagcagccgagcctgttcagtgcccagcagccgagcctgttcagtgcccagcagccgagcctgttcagtgcccagcagccgagcctgttcagtgcccagcagccgagcctgttcagtgcccagcagcccagcctgttcagtgcccagcagccgagcctgttcagtgcccagcagccgagcctgttcagtgcccagcagcccagcctgttcagtgcccagcagcctagcctgttcagtgcccagcagcccagcctgttcagtgcccagcagcccagcctgttcagtgcccagcagccaaGCCCGAGTGTCTCCGGGCGTTTCCGATCGGCTCCGTGTGTCTCCGAGTGTTTCCGAGTATCTCCGACGCCCCACACCTCTGActactgcatacactagcagtgacactggaacaaattatctgattTTCCTTTGATTCCTattgggaaactcgctttggTATACGAGTGctagcattcttctggaacagattatgTTAATCACAGCAGGGCGGCCCGGCTGCACGaaaacaatgtacctgtacgttgttcACACCTCCCTTAttcaatccaaaataaaaaataaaaagattttcactagagttctactttaaccacttcaggaccagaggatttggctggcaaatgaccagagcactttttgcgattcggcactgcgtcgctttaactgacaattgcgcggtcgtgtgacgtggttcccaaacaaaattgacgtccttttttcccacaaatagagctttcttttggtggtatttgatcacctctgcagtttttattttttgcgctataaacaaaaatagagcgacaattatgaaaaaaaaaaacaatattttttacattttgagataataaatatccccaaaaaatattttaaaaaaatacttttttcctcagtttaggccgatacgtattcttctacatatttttggtaaaaaaaatcaaaataagcgtatattgattggtttgcgcacaagttatagcgtttaccatataggggattgttttatggcatttttattaatatatatatttttttactagtaatggcggcgatcaacgatttttatcataactgcgacattatggcggatacatcggacacttttgacgttattttgggaccattgtcatttatacagtaatcagtgctaaaaaaaatgcactgattactgtgtaaatgacactggcagggaaggggttaaccactaggggggcgaggaaggggttaaaggaacaataaaggcagatttttttattttttttaaataacaaacatgttatacttacctccactgtgcagctcgttttgcacagagtgtcccctaaccctgtcttctggggtcccacgacggctgtctcggctcctcctcgcaaaagctttctaccttcatgcgagctcgcatggtggaaagcttttgcgagcgcactcccgtgaaacagcggcgaccatagccgcgactgtatcactcggccctgccccccggcgcgccgcgtcatctgctgtgatcgacagcagcgccagccaatggctgcgcagcTATCAATcctcccagcctagccaatcaacggccaggctgggaaccgaacaggatgacaagCACGTGCCCAGGACTTTcaaaggggtgaggtaagtaaaacgggggcttgggggggggggggcgctgctgtgagatgtttttttaccttaatgcataggatgcattaaggtaaaaaaagtttacctttacaacccctttaagtgcgtcctagggagtaattctaactgtggggggggggggctgggctaccagtgacacgacactaatcactgctcccgatgacagggaaggggttaaccactagggggcgaggaaggggttaagtgcgtcctagggagtgattctaactgtggggggggctgggctaccagtgacacgacactgatcactgctcccgatgacagggaaggggttaaccactagggggcaaggaaggggttaagtgtgtcctagggagtgattctaactgtgggggggggggggcttggctaccagtgacacgacactgatcactgctcccgatgacagggaaggggttaaccagtagggggcgaggaaggggttaagtgcgtcctagggagtgattctaactgtggggggggctgggctaccagtaacatgacactgatcactgctcccgatgacagggaaggggttaaccagtaggggggcgaggaaggggttaagtgtatcctagggtgtgattataactgtgggggggctgggctaccagtgacacgacactgatcactgctcccgatgacagggaaggggttaaccactagggggcagggaaggggttaagtgtgtcctagggagtgattctaactgtgggggagctgGGCTagcagtgacacgacactgatcactgctcccgatgacagggagcagtgatcactgtcctgtcacaaggcagaacagggaaatgccttgtttacataggcatcttcgCGTCCTGCAGCTTCGgaacactggcggacatcgagtctgcaggcacggtcacggagcttgcggcaggtgcGAAATTCAAAGCGGCGTATATATACTTCACTTTGtgcagccgtgctattctgccgacgtatacatGCGtcaggcggtcggcaagcggttaatcacCACGCTATGCGTCAAGGCAGATGTTGATTGGTCCTGACACTCATtagaactgaagaagtggcttggatTGGCTACAAAACGACTTCAATATTGTCCAGTTCAATGTCTCTGACTACTAGAGCTAGACCTGGGCggatgagaaccttcacagataAAAATTGGGTCAAGGACATTGGCGCTGTGTATGGGGCGGGTAGGATGTAGGTGGCTTCCAGCAGCTGCGGTGTGATATTTACGCACATCTCTTTTCCCATGGCCCCGCTCGTCCTCCTTTCACCCGCTgtgtgtgggaggaggggagcgaTAGCGGCAAGGTCCGCTCTCCGCATTGATCTTCCATGAGCAAAAGATGAAGCTTTCTCAGCGTGAAAATTCCATTCTACATCTTCCCCGATATTCAGCCGCCGCGCAGAAAATCAGGAGAAATAAATGTATTTCTGGCCCCAGAGAGGAGACCGCAGCGCACAGGAAGGCCGCCGTCTATTCCGCTATATAAAGGCCCTTCTATATATCATTCCTGAAGTCAGAAACCGATTATTCAGTtcagcttgtttaaccacttcagccccggaaggttttaccccctcaaccacttcagccccggaaggttttaccccctcaaccacttcagccccagaaggttttaccccctcaaccacttcagccccagaaggttttaccccctcaaccacttcagccccggaaggttttaccccctcaaccacttcagccccggaaggttttaccccctcaaccacttcagccccagaaggttttaccccctcaaccacttcagccccagaaggttttaccccctcaaccacttcagccccgggaaggttttaccccctcaaccacttcagccccagaaggttttaccccctcaaccacttcagcctcggaaggttttaccccctcaaccacttcagccccggaaggttttaccccctcagCCCCAGATCATTTTGGTGGTCAAggaccaggtcactttttgcgattccgcactgcgtcgctttaactgacaattgccgggtcgtgcaacgtggctcccaaacaaaattggcgtccttttttccccacaattagagctttttctttctgttaaagcgacgcagtgctgaattgtaaaaacgcctttgggcatttagcagcatattggtccggggcttaagtggataaatTATGAGATAtttctatggcatttttatttatttcttttttactagtaattgcataggatgcattaaggtgaaaaaacatgaagctttGCAACCATTTTAATTTGCAGGGACTTcctttttggctatgggacaggaagtaaagggaaattttCGCAATGGGACGCAGATAAAGAAGAAAATAATTCTGGCAGGGGTTATAACTAGcggtcggccgatatttggccgttttggagaaatcagcatcggccgatttttatccaaattaggccgatattttacatggccgctagcggtgccacggatctggagctaggccgaagccgcgacctttcctgatgctgtgaccgcggcggcaatccagtgccaattagcgccaccttccatccagtggcatctgccaatgccacctgccagtgccaataccagtgccaccatccagtgccaattagtgccaccttccatcgagtgccatctgccaatgccacatgccagtgccaataccagtgccaccatccagtgccaattagtgccaccttccatccagtgccacctaccagtgccagctaaagccatcagtgccacctgccaatgccaaccagtgccatctgccagtgctaactattgccatccagtgccacctgccagtgccaattagtgccacctgccagtcagtgccaaccagtgccacttgccagtgccacgtgccaattattgccatctgccagtgccaaccagtgccatctgccaatcagtgccacctgccagtgtcaataagtgtcacctgccaatcagtgccatctgatagtaccatctttcagtgccatccagtgcaacctgccagtgccacctgccaatcagtgagttctgctagtgccatcttccagtgccaattagtgccatccagtgccacgagccagtgccaccaaaaaaaaaaaaaaagtcggccTAAAATATTGGCggcccagatttctaaatatcggcatcggccagagaaaaacccatatcggtcgacctctagttataACCCAcccttagacctctttcacattgaggcgtggagccgcggtgacgatatagccgcgctatttgtagcgcggctataccgttgtatttaccgcaatattcgggcgctagtggtgaggttttaacccccgctagcgcccgaaaaagggttaatactgtggtattaccgcgctttcccattgatttcaatggaaaggcgcggtataggagcgatgaacacaccgctcctataccgcagtaaagatgcggctagcaggacttttggagcgctcctgctagcgcaccgcttcagtgtgaaagccttcgggctttcacattgaagcctgcagggcatgatttttcatgcggtatagcatcgctatttttagcgctgtaccgcatgaaaaaagcctcaatgtgaaaggggcctaactctatccaaaatgagaaaaaaaagttttgcctgtagttctacCTTAAGCATTGTAAATGATTCAGTTGACATTCCCTTTCAATATCTGCCTTTTAGACTAACGCTGAATTTCTGTTGTGTTCCAGGACTACATATGAGAACATGGCCAGTACGGACGAAGACCTGATCggtattccattcccgaaccacAGCAGTGATATCTTATGTGGGCTAAACCAACAAAGGCAGGACGGCTTTCTCTGCGATGTGATCCTCATCATACAGGATCAGGAGTACAGGACGCACAGGTCGGTGCTCGCAGCCTGCAGTCAATATTTCAAGAAACTCTTCACTGCTGGCTCCATGACGGACCAGCCTTACATCTACGAGATCGACTTCGTCAAGCCAGATGCCTTCTCCGCCATATTAGAGTTTGCTTACACGTCCACGCTCACTATCACCACCTCCAACGTTAAACATATTCTCGACGCTGCTGAAATGCTGGAGATCCAATGTATCATCAACGTGTGCCTGGAGATCTTGGAGACGCCAAGAGACGGCGAGGAGGACGATGATGAGAAGGAAGAAGATGACGATGAAGACGATGATGAAGAAGATGAGACCAAAGACTTTGTTGACCAGGAAAATCAAATGGATATTCAGGAAACCAGCTTCAACCAAAGCCCACCGGAGTCCGATGAACCTGAGGAATCTTATCGGGAAACTCAGAAGGACCTACCAACCCATTACACTTCCACCAACAGTTCTTCTGGCCACCAAAGTGCCATTAAAGACTTTTCAATCAAGTCACTGTTGAGTGAAAACCTTTACCCAAAAAGCACAGCGGAGAAAAGGCCACCCATTTCCCATTTTGTTCCCGGTTTCTTTCCCCAGCTTTGGAATGGTGATCTGATGAACTTCTCTCAAGTCCAAGAACAGCCAGTAGACACCGGACCTCTGGATCTTGTGATCAAGGACAGGAAAattaaagaggaggaggagaatgtaGAGATCCCGGCCCTACCGTTTCCTACTGATTTCTTCAAGGATATGTTTCTAGAGCATTCCACCAAACATTTTGGGCAGATCAAAGCTGAAATGGATTATAGTGCTTACCTGAGCTTTCTGAGTGCGGCACATCTGGGCATGTTTCCCCCATGGCCTTTGGAAGAAGAGCGCAAGATCAAGCCGAAAGCCTCCCAACAATGTCCCATCTGTCATAAAGTCATCATGGGAGCTGGGAAACTTCCGAGGCACATGCGGACCCATACAGGAGAAAAGCCTTATATGTGTAATATCTGCGAAGTTCGTTTTACCAGGTCAGAgaataaatgaaacaaaaattTTACATTATTTAGAAGGGTTGGGATACATGCAGCCAGTATACAGTCACTCTCttggtctagggcagtggtctccaaactgcggcccatgggccagatgtggccctttgcttgattttatctggcccttggggtgcttttttattcattggcaccaatgatggggcagaattcctcccaatgaccccaatgatggggcagaattcctcccaatgacaccaatgatggggcaggcttcctcccaatgatggggcagaattcctcccaatgatggggcagaattccgcccaatgacaccaatgatggggcagatttcctcccaatgacaccaatgatagggcagaattcctcccaatgatggggcagaattcctcccaatgacaccaatgatagggcagaattcctcccaatgatggggcagaattcctcccaatgaccccaatgagggggcagaattcctcccaatgacaccaatgatggggcagaattcctcccaatgatggggcagacttcctcccaatgatggggcagaattcctcccaatgacaccaatgatggggcagaattcctcccaataattgggcagaattcctcccaattacaccaatgatggggcagaataccTCCtaacgatggggcagaattcctcccaatgatggggcagaaattcctcccaatgacaccaatgatagggcagaattcctcccaatgatggggcagaattcctcccaatgatggggcagaatttctcccaatgacaccaatgatggggcagatttcctcccaatgacaccaatgatggggcagaattcctcccaatgatggggcagaattcctcccagtgatggggcagaatttctcccaatgacaccaataatggggtccaatgacaccaatgatggggtccaatgacaccaatgatgggggattgtgtactcctgatggccacagtccggtccccttaaagtctggaggacagtaatccggccctttgtttagaaagtttggagacccctggtctaggggtatgCTTTTCTgatgctttatttaaaaaatcaaaaCTTGGATAGATGGTAACTCTGGGATACTCCAGCAACTTTAAGCCGTAACTCGAGGACACTAACCTTCCTCCTAAGAACCTGAACACAATCCTTGCTGGCATCAAATATATTGGGCTGGGCTATACCAAGACATCATAGATAATGTCCTCTTTGAGCAACGCTGACTCTAGTACAGGAGGGATAGTAGTAGCACACAGTCTCAGGGATCTCCCATACCAGTCTGTACTCACTAATGTCTTTGGATAATTTCTTCCAGACTCCTCTTCCGATTCTCCAGACCAGATCCCAAAAAGAAAGGTCAGCTCCAGCAAACTTTTGGCAGAAAAGGCCCCCCAGCTAGCATAGCTGGGACCAGGGCTGTGGAAAAGGGGGTACCACTGGTCCTCCTGTATGGGGCctgggccagcaggggggcccaaGAAGCAGGGTGAATCAGATGTGGGCAGGTAGGGTGATCGGTGCGTTGGGGGGGGCAATTCCTGTAACCAATCTGCAGCAACTGAAAGCTGGCTTCATCTCCGCTCCCTTCTGTTGGCTTTcagctgcagagagagccatacaGGAGA
This window encodes:
- the ZBTB7C gene encoding zinc finger and BTB domain-containing protein 7C isoform X1 — its product is MPRTTYENMASTDEDLIGIPFPNHSSDILCGLNQQRQDGFLCDVILIIQDQEYRTHRSVLAACSQYFKKLFTAGSMTDQPYIYEIDFVKPDAFSAILEFAYTSTLTITTSNVKHILDAAEMLEIQCIINVCLEILETPRDGEEDDDEKEEDDDEDDDEEDETKDFVDQENQMDIQETSFNQSPPESDEPEESYRETQKDLPTHYTSTNSSSGHQSAIKDFSIKSLLSENLYPKSTAEKRPPISHFVPGFFPQLWNGDLMNFSQVQEQPVDTGPLDLVIKDRKIKEEEENVEIPALPFPTDFFKDMFLEHSTKHFGQIKAEMDYSAYLSFLSAAHLGMFPPWPLEEERKIKPKASQQCPICHKVIMGAGKLPRHMRTHTGEKPYMCNICEVRFTRQDKLKIHMRKHTGERPYLCIHCNAKFVHNYDLKNHMRIHTGIRPYQCEFCYKSFTRSDHLHRHIKRQSCRMSRPRRGRKPAAWRNSSLLFTHNNHGGEEGFMVMPPSLENNRDHAPGTIGVPGPSQKHLLEEPRNLLNLTDLEKQYEDSHMKLLERARLDTDRNGGLYPFSLGDNLSPRQFFDPWSVTLNHAPLSETSS
- the ZBTB7C gene encoding zinc finger and BTB domain-containing protein 7C isoform X2, translated to MASTDEDLIGIPFPNHSSDILCGLNQQRQDGFLCDVILIIQDQEYRTHRSVLAACSQYFKKLFTAGSMTDQPYIYEIDFVKPDAFSAILEFAYTSTLTITTSNVKHILDAAEMLEIQCIINVCLEILETPRDGEEDDDEKEEDDDEDDDEEDETKDFVDQENQMDIQETSFNQSPPESDEPEESYRETQKDLPTHYTSTNSSSGHQSAIKDFSIKSLLSENLYPKSTAEKRPPISHFVPGFFPQLWNGDLMNFSQVQEQPVDTGPLDLVIKDRKIKEEEENVEIPALPFPTDFFKDMFLEHSTKHFGQIKAEMDYSAYLSFLSAAHLGMFPPWPLEEERKIKPKASQQCPICHKVIMGAGKLPRHMRTHTGEKPYMCNICEVRFTRQDKLKIHMRKHTGERPYLCIHCNAKFVHNYDLKNHMRIHTGIRPYQCEFCYKSFTRSDHLHRHIKRQSCRMSRPRRGRKPAAWRNSSLLFTHNNHGGEEGFMVMPPSLENNRDHAPGTIGVPGPSQKHLLEEPRNLLNLTDLEKQYEDSHMKLLERARLDTDRNGGLYPFSLGDNLSPRQFFDPWSVTLNHAPLSETSS